In a single window of the Limnochorda sp. L945t genome:
- the udk gene encoding uridine kinase, with product MPRPVFIGIAGGTGSGKTTVARAILARVPRAQAVLLEQDAYYKDQSHLPLDERRRVNYDHPAAFDTDLLVAHLDELAAGRPIEKPLYDFTTYTRTGATVRVAPADIVIVEGILVLEDARVRERLDIKLFVDTDADVRVLRRLLRDIRERGRTLESVVSQYLETVRPMHLQFVEPTRRYADLIIPEGGLNEVAIDVLVSKVQAVLAQRRQHNVSTVGS from the coding sequence CTGCCACGTCCCGTCTTCATCGGCATCGCCGGCGGCACCGGTTCGGGCAAGACCACCGTGGCGCGCGCCATCCTGGCCCGGGTGCCCAGGGCGCAGGCCGTGCTCCTCGAGCAGGACGCCTACTACAAGGATCAGAGCCATCTCCCCCTGGACGAGCGGCGGCGCGTCAACTACGACCATCCTGCAGCCTTCGACACGGACCTGCTGGTGGCTCACCTGGACGAGCTGGCGGCAGGCCGGCCCATCGAGAAGCCCCTCTACGACTTCACCACGTATACCCGGACGGGAGCCACCGTCCGGGTCGCACCGGCGGATATCGTCATCGTCGAAGGGATCCTGGTGCTGGAGGATGCCCGGGTGCGGGAGCGGCTCGACATCAAGCTCTTCGTCGACACCGACGCCGACGTCCGGGTCTTGCGCCGCTTGCTGCGGGACATCCGGGAGAGAGGCCGCACCCTCGAGTCGGTGGTGAGCCAGTACCTGGAAACGGTGAGACCCATGCACCTGCAATTCGTCGAGCCCACCCGCCGGTACGCCGACCTCATCATTCCCGAGGGCGGGCTCAATGAGGTGGCCATCGACGTCCTGGTCAGCAAGGTGCAGGCGGTCCTGGCCCAGCGGAGGCAACACAACGTATCCACGGTGGGTTCTTGA
- a CDS encoding molybdopterin molybdotransferase MoeA, translating into MTHDSATSGGTPEVGLEGLLSYEQALSRVLAAARELGPVGAEEVSLEEAAGRVLAEDVVAEEDVPLASRATMDGYAVRARDVEQASEKSPVVVRVLQTVTAGSQASARVGPLECVRVMTGVPLPPGADAVVPQEVTAPQPGGAIAVMRPVGTGANTFAAGGDIRAGEVALREGRMLTAGAVGLLAALGRVRVRVRRRPVFAVVATGDEVVEASAPRLGPGQVRNSNAYALGAQLRAWGASVRLAGVARDDEGALRDTVLAAMERADALAITGGMSVGLRDLVHATLAALGVQWRFHRVAIRPGRPVAFGVWDGRPVFGLPGTPGGAMVAAELFMRPLVRVWLGHPWHPPELTGTLATPLEMTPGRLRWLRARAWLSGGRLVVEPLARQSSSSVRSPAEARVLVAIPVEVERLPAGAEVRVRLLADTEWDGLPGAAG; encoded by the coding sequence GTGACGCACGACTCGGCCACGAGCGGGGGCACGCCCGAGGTCGGCCTGGAGGGGCTGCTCTCATACGAACAGGCCCTTTCCCGCGTGCTCGCCGCGGCCAGGGAGCTGGGGCCTGTGGGGGCGGAGGAGGTCTCGTTGGAGGAGGCGGCCGGGCGAGTGCTCGCCGAGGATGTGGTCGCGGAGGAGGACGTGCCCCTGGCCAGCCGCGCCACGATGGACGGGTACGCGGTCCGTGCCCGGGACGTGGAGCAGGCCTCTGAGAAGAGCCCGGTCGTCGTGCGGGTGCTCCAGACGGTGACCGCCGGTTCGCAGGCGTCGGCGCGGGTGGGCCCCCTGGAGTGCGTCCGGGTGATGACGGGTGTGCCTCTCCCGCCGGGGGCCGACGCGGTGGTGCCGCAGGAGGTGACCGCCCCGCAGCCCGGCGGGGCCATTGCGGTGATGCGGCCCGTCGGGACGGGCGCCAACACGTTCGCGGCAGGCGGGGACATCAGGGCCGGGGAGGTCGCCCTCCGGGAAGGCCGCATGTTGACGGCGGGAGCCGTGGGGCTCCTCGCAGCGCTGGGGCGGGTGAGGGTCCGCGTGCGCAGGCGCCCGGTCTTTGCCGTGGTAGCAACGGGCGACGAAGTGGTGGAGGCCTCGGCCCCGCGCCTTGGTCCCGGCCAGGTGCGCAACAGCAACGCCTACGCCCTGGGTGCACAGCTTCGGGCCTGGGGGGCGAGCGTGCGGCTGGCGGGCGTGGCGCGTGACGACGAGGGGGCGCTGCGCGATACAGTCCTGGCCGCCATGGAGCGGGCGGACGCCCTGGCCATCACGGGCGGCATGAGCGTCGGCCTGCGGGACCTGGTGCACGCCACCCTGGCGGCTCTGGGGGTGCAGTGGCGCTTCCACCGGGTCGCCATTCGTCCGGGCCGGCCCGTGGCTTTCGGGGTCTGGGACGGGCGCCCCGTCTTTGGCCTGCCGGGCACGCCCGGGGGCGCCATGGTCGCCGCGGAGCTCTTCATGCGGCCACTGGTCAGGGTGTGGCTGGGACATCCCTGGCACCCTCCGGAGCTCACGGGTACGCTCGCGACGCCCCTCGAGATGACCCCCGGGCGGTTGAGGTGGTTGCGCGCCCGGGCGTGGCTCTCGGGGGGCCGGTTGGTGGTGGAACCCCTGGCCCGCCAATCGTCGTCGTCGGTCCGCTCCCCGGCTGAAGCCCGGGTGCTGGTCGCCATCCCGGTCGAGGTGGAGCGGCTGCCGGCCGGGGCCGAGGTGCGGGTGCGCCTGCTGGCCGACACGGAGTGGGACGGGCTGCCGGGAGCGGCGGGATGA
- a CDS encoding cobalamin B12-binding domain-containing protein, translated as MSDAAGPKALPIRVLAAKVGLDGHDRGIKVIARALRDAGMEVIYSGLFRTPEELARTAVDEDVDVVAISILSGAHNALIPQVLEKLRALGAGDVPVVVGGTIPSEDAEHLVGLGVRRVFPPGSDLGEIVRYVRSVARSRAPV; from the coding sequence ATGAGCGATGCGGCCGGCCCGAAGGCCCTTCCGATCCGCGTCCTGGCGGCCAAGGTCGGATTGGACGGGCATGATCGGGGCATCAAGGTGATCGCCCGCGCGCTCCGGGATGCGGGGATGGAGGTGATCTACTCGGGGTTGTTCCGGACCCCTGAGGAGCTGGCACGCACGGCGGTGGACGAAGACGTCGACGTGGTGGCGATCAGCATCCTGTCAGGGGCACACAATGCGCTCATCCCGCAGGTGCTGGAGAAGCTGCGCGCGCTCGGCGCCGGGGACGTGCCGGTGGTGGTGGGCGGCACGATCCCCTCGGAGGACGCGGAGCACCTGGTGGGTTTGGGCGTGCGCCGGGTCTTCCCGCCCGGGTCGGACCTGGGCGAAATCGTCCGCTACGTGCGCAGCGTCGCTCGCTCCCGAGCGCCGGTGTGA
- a CDS encoding Spy/CpxP family protein refolding chaperone: protein MRDWMRGKRVTPWIVAVAALGLVVSVAAVGLAAPPRGRAAGPGAWGAAGSVPPVWQALGLTDQQISQIQEIQTKAYQEAAPIQQQLLAKRQELALVLRQAQPDQAKAKSLLQEIGQLQQKLAEQRLQTQLAIRAVLTDEQKAKITTFGPYGGGLGMGPCGGGLGRGYRGGGMGRMMGPGWGW from the coding sequence GTGCGCGACTGGATGCGGGGCAAGCGGGTAACGCCATGGATCGTGGCCGTGGCGGCGCTGGGCCTGGTGGTGTCGGTGGCCGCCGTCGGCCTCGCGGCTCCTCCTCGTGGCCGGGCGGCAGGGCCGGGAGCGTGGGGCGCAGCGGGCAGCGTGCCTCCGGTGTGGCAGGCGCTGGGTCTGACGGATCAGCAAATCAGCCAGATCCAGGAGATCCAGACCAAGGCGTATCAGGAGGCGGCGCCCATCCAGCAGCAACTGCTGGCCAAGCGCCAGGAACTGGCGCTGGTGCTGCGGCAGGCGCAGCCGGACCAGGCGAAGGCCAAGTCCTTGCTGCAGGAGATCGGGCAGCTGCAGCAAAAGCTGGCGGAGCAGCGGCTGCAGACTCAGCTGGCGATCCGGGCGGTCTTGACCGATGAGCAGAAGGCGAAGATCACGACCTTCGGGCCCTACGGCGGCGGTTTGGGCATGGGGCCGTGCGGCGGCGGCCTGGGCCGCGGCTACCGTGGCGGCGGCATGGGCCGCATGATGGGCCCGGGCTGGGGCTGGTAA
- a CDS encoding superoxide dismutase — MADQVVARTFASIRQLDGISERTMTEHYKLYQGYVNKYNELMKRIAELTDDDYKAANQTYSLIRALKVDLTFAIGGMKNHELYFDILGGTGGRPGGALLQQIEKDFGSYERWAADLKATGLAARGWVWLAWDHDRKYLFNYIGDAQNTFPVWNATPILGLDTYEHAYYIDYGTNRGAYIDAYFRNLDWSKVESRFNALPR; from the coding sequence TTGGCCGATCAAGTGGTCGCCAGGACCTTTGCGTCCATCCGCCAGCTGGACGGCATCTCCGAGCGGACGATGACGGAGCATTACAAGCTCTACCAGGGCTACGTCAACAAGTACAACGAGCTCATGAAGCGGATCGCGGAGCTGACCGACGACGACTACAAGGCTGCCAACCAGACGTACAGCCTCATCCGTGCGCTCAAGGTGGATCTCACCTTCGCCATCGGCGGCATGAAGAACCACGAGCTGTACTTCGACATCCTGGGCGGCACCGGCGGCAGGCCGGGCGGCGCGCTCTTGCAGCAGATCGAGAAGGACTTCGGCAGCTACGAGCGCTGGGCCGCCGACCTGAAGGCGACGGGGCTCGCCGCGCGGGGCTGGGTCTGGCTGGCGTGGGATCACGATCGCAAGTACCTGTTCAACTACATCGGCGACGCGCAAAACACCTTCCCCGTGTGGAACGCCACGCCGATCCTCGGTCTGGACACGTACGAGCACGCCTACTACATCGACTACGGCACCAACCGTGGTGCCTACATCGACGCCTACTTCCGCAACCTGGACTGGTCCAAGGTGGAGAGCCGCTTCAACGCCCTGCCCCGCTGA
- the efeU gene encoding iron uptake transporter permease EfeU gives MGAAALIMLREGLEASLIVAILLGYLHKVGEPRSSRYVWLGVAGAVAVSLALAQLFSRFAGGFEGRAEQLFEGAVMLLATGVLTSMILWMQGQARHLRGRLEARVDRALSSGQLLGLASLAFVAVTREGVESVLFLGAVFFLQPDPTAMAGALVGLAAAVAIAYAMVRASLRLNLQKFFFFTGALLVALGAGLLAGGVHELQEAAILPVFVEHVWDMSAVLPEQSVPGQLLKALFGYNADPSLLEVLGWLAYVGTVGARYFGATRVRPAVSPAPPAAA, from the coding sequence GTGGGAGCCGCAGCCCTGATCATGCTCCGCGAGGGTCTCGAGGCTTCGCTCATCGTCGCCATCCTCCTCGGATACCTGCACAAAGTGGGTGAGCCCCGCTCGTCCCGCTACGTGTGGCTCGGCGTGGCAGGCGCCGTGGCGGTGAGCCTGGCGCTGGCCCAGTTGTTCTCCCGGTTCGCCGGCGGCTTCGAAGGGCGGGCAGAGCAGCTCTTCGAAGGAGCGGTGATGCTGCTCGCCACCGGCGTGCTGACGTCCATGATCCTCTGGATGCAGGGGCAGGCACGCCACCTGCGGGGGCGCCTCGAGGCGCGCGTCGACCGGGCGCTCTCCAGCGGGCAGCTGTTGGGTCTGGCATCGCTCGCCTTCGTGGCCGTTACCCGCGAGGGCGTGGAGAGCGTGCTGTTCCTGGGCGCCGTCTTCTTCCTCCAGCCGGATCCGACCGCGATGGCCGGTGCACTGGTGGGTCTCGCGGCGGCGGTGGCCATTGCGTACGCGATGGTGCGGGCCTCCTTGCGGCTCAATCTGCAGAAGTTCTTCTTCTTCACCGGCGCCCTCCTGGTCGCGCTCGGCGCCGGGCTGCTGGCAGGCGGCGTGCACGAGCTGCAGGAGGCCGCGATCCTGCCGGTCTTCGTCGAGCATGTGTGGGACATGAGCGCCGTGTTGCCGGAGCAGAGCGTACCCGGCCAGTTGCTCAAGGCGCTGTTCGGCTACAACGCGGATCCGTCGCTGCTCGAGGTGCTCGGCTGGCTTGCTTACGTGGGTACGGTGGGCGCCCGCTACTTCGGGGCCACCCGGGTGCGGCCAGCCGTCTCCCCGGCTCCTCCTGCGGCCGCCTGA
- a CDS encoding pyridoxal phosphate-dependent aminotransferase: MRRGFGPSRRAEEIPPFLAMDILARARRLEEQGRSIIHLEVGDPDFPSPPDVVEAGRRALAEGRTHYTEALGIPRLREAIARRYFTLHGVEVSPERIVVGSGSSPLLTMLALAILDPGDEVLVPDPGYSCYPNYVRAAGGVPVQVDAGEAFGYRLSVEALERAVTNRTKALIVNSPANPTGVVYHPDEVRQLTAWAAERGLWLISDEIYHGLSDRPVEPTALRFDPDAIVVDGFSKRFAMTGWRLGWCVVPEELVRPLMKLQQNLMVCAPAAAQEAGIVALEQGEGHTRAMAEELRRRRRTLLAGLERLGWRVAGRPEGAFYVLADVRSVATDSRRFAIQLLDHAGVALTPGIDFGPRAEGHLRFSYAAPVAAIEEAIDRIHAFLQGAQAAAGGAGETAGRTRVAPK; encoded by the coding sequence ATGCGTCGAGGTTTCGGACCGTCCCGTCGAGCCGAGGAGATCCCGCCCTTCCTGGCCATGGACATCCTGGCCCGGGCTCGCCGCCTCGAAGAGCAGGGCCGCTCGATCATCCATCTCGAGGTCGGGGACCCCGACTTCCCGAGCCCTCCCGACGTCGTCGAGGCAGGGCGCCGGGCGCTGGCCGAGGGCCGGACCCACTACACCGAGGCTCTCGGGATCCCTCGCCTGCGGGAGGCCATCGCCCGCCGGTACTTCACGCTCCACGGCGTGGAGGTCTCCCCGGAGCGAATCGTGGTGGGATCCGGTAGCTCACCCCTGCTGACGATGCTGGCGCTGGCCATCCTCGACCCGGGCGACGAGGTGCTGGTGCCCGACCCCGGTTATTCGTGCTATCCCAATTACGTCCGGGCGGCGGGCGGCGTACCCGTGCAGGTGGACGCGGGCGAGGCGTTCGGTTACCGGCTGAGCGTGGAGGCCCTGGAGCGAGCCGTGACGAACCGCACGAAAGCGCTCATCGTCAACTCGCCCGCCAACCCTACCGGGGTCGTGTACCACCCGGACGAAGTCCGGCAGCTCACGGCTTGGGCAGCCGAAAGAGGCCTGTGGCTCATCTCGGACGAGATCTACCACGGCCTCTCGGATCGACCGGTCGAACCCACCGCGCTCCGGTTCGATCCCGACGCTATCGTGGTCGACGGGTTTTCAAAGCGGTTCGCCATGACCGGATGGCGGCTCGGCTGGTGCGTGGTGCCGGAGGAGCTGGTGCGGCCCCTGATGAAGCTCCAGCAGAACCTGATGGTGTGCGCCCCGGCTGCGGCCCAGGAGGCCGGGATCGTAGCCTTGGAGCAGGGCGAGGGCCACACCCGGGCCATGGCGGAGGAGCTCCGCAGGAGGCGCAGGACCCTGCTCGCCGGGCTGGAGCGCCTGGGGTGGCGCGTGGCGGGGAGGCCGGAAGGCGCCTTCTACGTCCTGGCCGACGTGCGCTCGGTGGCGACCGACTCTCGACGCTTCGCGATCCAGCTCCTCGACCACGCCGGCGTGGCGCTCACTCCCGGCATCGACTTCGGGCCGAGGGCGGAAGGCCATCTGCGTTTTTCGTATGCGGCGCCGGTGGCCGCCATCGAGGAGGCCATCGACCGGATCCACGCCTTCCTCCAAGGCGCTCAGGCGGCCGCAGGAGGAGCCGGGGAGACGGCTGGCCGCACCCGGGTGGCCCCGAAGTAG
- a CDS encoding peptidoglycan DD-metalloendopeptidase family protein, with protein MGTYGQAAGRPLDRETTRRRLGGSMGWMGLAAMLAGLAVGVLLGGRATGPLAARAATPAVLSLKPQQYPPWLRTLAHSPPAAGRQGTAVLALQRLLFSLGYDLSLDGIFGSGTRQALARFQRQHGLPATGRADRATVSRLVQVTWWYPVKYGDTLSGIASLYGTDVRTLQALNGLSGAAIRAGMRLLVPRAGIGGTVSEWGRYVVQRGDTLWEVARRFQVSPSDLQRANGLLDARSLRPGQHLWLPADRRPADEGSQYLLWPVQGPVTSSFGWRSSPFGSGEREFHEGVDIAVPVGTPVRAAASGVVIQAGWMGGFGYGVVIDHGGGLQTLYGHNRRLAVRVGQKVRRGQVISWSGSTGRSTGPHLDFRIKKDGRTIDPLTMLPPR; from the coding sequence GTGGGTACATATGGCCAGGCGGCCGGCCGGCCGCTGGATCGGGAGACGACCCGCCGCCGTCTTGGGGGTTCCATGGGATGGATGGGTCTGGCGGCGATGCTCGCAGGGCTTGCGGTGGGAGTCTTGCTGGGCGGTCGCGCCACGGGGCCCCTGGCCGCTCGGGCCGCAACGCCGGCCGTGCTCTCCCTCAAGCCTCAGCAGTACCCTCCGTGGCTGCGCACGCTCGCCCATAGCCCACCGGCCGCCGGCCGGCAAGGCACAGCCGTGCTGGCTTTGCAGCGGCTCCTGTTCAGCCTGGGCTACGACCTGAGCCTCGATGGGATCTTCGGGAGCGGGACGCGCCAGGCGCTGGCGCGCTTTCAACGCCAGCATGGCCTGCCTGCCACGGGCCGAGCCGATCGGGCCACCGTTTCACGGCTCGTCCAGGTCACCTGGTGGTATCCGGTCAAGTACGGTGACACGTTGAGCGGCATCGCTTCGCTGTACGGCACCGACGTCCGTACGCTCCAGGCCCTCAACGGGCTGTCCGGGGCGGCGATCCGGGCCGGGATGCGGCTGCTGGTGCCCCGTGCCGGCATCGGCGGCACCGTGAGCGAGTGGGGACGCTACGTGGTACAGCGCGGGGACACCCTCTGGGAGGTGGCGCGCCGATTTCAGGTTTCCCCGTCCGACCTGCAGCGCGCCAACGGCCTGCTGGACGCGCGGAGCCTGAGGCCGGGCCAGCACCTGTGGCTGCCGGCCGATCGCCGGCCGGCCGACGAGGGCAGCCAGTATCTCCTCTGGCCCGTGCAGGGGCCGGTGACCTCGAGCTTCGGCTGGCGGAGTTCCCCGTTCGGCAGCGGCGAGAGGGAGTTCCACGAGGGGGTCGACATCGCGGTCCCCGTGGGCACGCCGGTGCGGGCCGCTGCGTCCGGCGTGGTCATCCAGGCCGGGTGGATGGGCGGCTTCGGGTACGGTGTGGTCATCGACCACGGCGGCGGGCTTCAGACCCTGTACGGGCACAACCGCCGGCTGGCCGTCCGGGTCGGACAGAAGGTGCGGCGGGGCCAGGTCATCTCCTGGTCCGGCTCGACCGGGCGTTCGACGGGGCCCCATCTCGACTTCCGGATCAAGAAGGACGGGAGGACCATCGATCCCCTCACCATGCTCCCGCCCCGCTGA
- a CDS encoding thiamine pyrophosphate-dependent enzyme: MATRIGSDEQMQAPAATMLDPSRLPYPFCPGCGHGHILDALDRALVRLGRPAHEVAIVTDIGCVGLSDQYFVTHAFHGLHGRAVTYATGIKLARPELTVVVLIGDGGCGIGGHHLISAARRNVGVTVLVFDNFNFGMTGGQHSVLTPSGSITATTPAGNLEAPMDVAATAAVNGASFVARTTAFDPGLDALIYEALSTDGFALLDIWELCTAYFVPNNRFSRKAMEAMLASSGMASGVLVHRQRPELARTLASASQGAPASRVAPAAGGRAGGIEPRFQSRLERRRSLTLAGAAGEKVRSAATVLARAAVLSGLYATQRDDYPVTVMTGHSISELVVSPEPIGYTGVPAPDILVVTAPEGAGVTASLPSRMGPGTRIYVEHSLAGRIGATRASVEPFYADRLGKRAAALAVLAAVAEREGLVSAEALRASVDMESRETVAQEMRQALEERQTVWEPAAPSRKVT, from the coding sequence ATGGCCACGAGAATCGGCAGCGACGAGCAGATGCAGGCGCCCGCCGCCACGATGCTCGATCCCTCCCGGTTGCCTTACCCCTTCTGCCCGGGATGCGGTCACGGGCACATCCTCGACGCCCTGGACCGGGCGCTCGTGCGCCTCGGTAGGCCGGCCCACGAGGTCGCCATCGTCACCGATATCGGGTGCGTGGGCCTGTCCGACCAGTACTTCGTGACCCACGCCTTTCACGGGCTGCACGGGCGGGCCGTCACCTACGCGACGGGCATCAAGCTGGCGCGGCCCGAGCTGACCGTCGTCGTGCTGATCGGGGACGGCGGCTGCGGCATCGGCGGCCACCACCTCATCAGCGCCGCCCGGCGCAACGTCGGCGTCACGGTGCTGGTCTTCGACAACTTCAACTTCGGGATGACGGGCGGGCAGCACTCCGTGCTCACCCCTTCCGGCAGCATCACGGCCACGACGCCCGCCGGCAACCTCGAGGCCCCGATGGACGTGGCGGCGACCGCAGCGGTCAACGGCGCATCCTTCGTCGCCCGCACCACCGCGTTCGACCCCGGGCTCGACGCCCTCATTTACGAGGCCCTGTCGACGGACGGGTTCGCCCTGCTGGACATCTGGGAGCTGTGCACGGCGTACTTCGTGCCCAACAACCGGTTCAGCCGCAAGGCCATGGAAGCCATGCTCGCCTCGAGCGGCATGGCCTCCGGCGTGCTGGTGCACAGGCAGCGCCCGGAGCTTGCCAGGACCCTGGCCTCGGCCTCGCAGGGCGCCCCGGCCTCCCGGGTCGCACCGGCTGCAGGCGGCCGGGCAGGGGGCATCGAGCCCCGCTTCCAGAGCAGGCTCGAGCGGCGGCGCTCCCTCACCCTGGCGGGGGCGGCCGGCGAGAAGGTGCGGTCGGCGGCGACGGTGCTGGCCAGGGCGGCGGTGCTGTCCGGGCTGTACGCCACGCAGCGGGACGACTACCCGGTGACCGTCATGACCGGCCACTCGATCTCCGAACTCGTGGTCAGCCCGGAGCCTATCGGCTACACCGGCGTCCCGGCTCCGGACATCCTGGTGGTCACGGCCCCGGAGGGAGCCGGCGTCACCGCTTCGCTGCCATCCCGGATGGGGCCCGGCACACGCATCTACGTCGAGCACAGCCTGGCAGGGCGTATCGGCGCCACCCGGGCGAGCGTCGAGCCTTTCTACGCCGATCGCCTCGGCAAGCGGGCGGCGGCACTGGCAGTGCTCGCGGCGGTGGCCGAGCGGGAAGGGCTGGTCAGCGCCGAAGCGCTGCGGGCATCCGTCGACATGGAAAGCCGCGAGACGGTCGCGCAGGAGATGCGGCAGGCGCTCGAGGAGCGGCAGACCGTCTGGGAGCCGGCCGCTCCTTCCCGCAAGGTCACGTGA
- the cutA gene encoding divalent-cation tolerance protein CutA — protein MTGRAYLVYITAGGEEEARRIARSLVERRLAACASVVPAVHSVYWWEGRLEEAGEALVLVKTVAEALEPLERAVREMHSYSVPAISAIPIERLHEPYWRWMQEEIRPRGEGTGK, from the coding sequence ATGACCGGGCGAGCTTACCTCGTGTACATCACCGCGGGCGGCGAAGAAGAGGCGCGTCGTATCGCCCGCTCCCTGGTCGAACGCAGGCTGGCGGCGTGCGCCAGCGTGGTGCCGGCCGTCCATTCGGTCTACTGGTGGGAAGGCCGGTTGGAGGAGGCGGGCGAGGCCCTGGTGCTGGTGAAGACGGTGGCGGAGGCCCTCGAGCCGCTGGAACGAGCAGTACGGGAGATGCATTCCTACTCCGTGCCCGCCATCTCCGCCATTCCCATCGAACGGCTGCACGAGCCGTACTGGCGCTGGATGCAAGAGGAAATCCGGCCCCGGGGGGAGGGGACGGGGAAGTGA
- a CDS encoding acyl-CoA mutase large subunit family protein: MRADASEHREDQQERAGGFATLSWIPLKQVYTPHDVEDLDYSRDLGDPGQYPFTRGIHADMYRGRRWTMRQFAGYGTAEETNRRFHYLLENGQTGLSVAFDLPTLLGYDSDHPRARGEVGREGVAVDTLADMERIFEGIPLDQVTTSMTVNGPAAILMAMYVAVAEKQGVPLSRIGGTVQNDILKEYIAQKEFIFPPEPSLKLVVDTIEFATRYMPRWNTVSISGYHIREAGATAVQELAFTLADGLTYVEACLERGLDVDAFAPRLSFFFNSHNDFFEEIAKFRAARRMWAHFMKERYHARNPRSWMLRFHTQTAGCSLTAQQPEVNVVRVTLQALAAVLGGTQSLHTNSLDEALALPTEQAARVALRTQQVIAEESGVANVVDPLGGSYFVEALTSEMERRATEYIDRIFEMGGMIEAIRRGYPQREIAEAAYRFQREVAEGRRVVVGVNRYTIPPEEDRGVPILRIDPELETRQVEKLQQVKARRDDRRVRLALDALRDAAQRDDNTMPAILEAVKAYATLGEMTETLKSVWGSYVEEAVV; the protein is encoded by the coding sequence ATGAGGGCCGACGCTTCCGAGCATCGGGAGGACCAGCAAGAGCGCGCCGGCGGCTTCGCCACGCTCTCCTGGATCCCGTTGAAGCAGGTGTACACGCCGCACGACGTGGAGGACCTGGACTACTCCCGGGACCTGGGCGACCCCGGCCAGTACCCGTTCACCCGGGGGATTCACGCGGACATGTACCGGGGCCGCCGGTGGACCATGCGCCAGTTCGCCGGGTACGGCACGGCCGAGGAGACCAACCGCCGCTTCCACTACCTCCTGGAAAACGGGCAGACGGGGCTTTCGGTGGCCTTCGACCTGCCGACCCTGCTGGGTTACGACTCGGACCACCCGAGGGCCAGGGGCGAGGTCGGGCGCGAGGGGGTGGCGGTCGACACCCTGGCGGACATGGAGCGCATATTCGAGGGCATTCCCCTCGACCAGGTGACCACCTCCATGACCGTCAACGGGCCGGCGGCCATCCTGATGGCGATGTACGTCGCCGTAGCGGAGAAGCAGGGGGTACCCCTCTCCCGCATCGGCGGTACCGTTCAAAACGACATCCTGAAGGAATACATCGCCCAGAAGGAGTTCATCTTCCCGCCGGAGCCGTCGCTGAAGCTGGTGGTGGACACCATCGAGTTCGCCACCCGGTACATGCCCCGGTGGAACACCGTCTCCATCAGCGGGTACCACATCCGCGAGGCGGGTGCTACGGCGGTCCAGGAACTCGCTTTCACCCTGGCGGACGGCCTGACCTACGTGGAGGCGTGCCTCGAGCGCGGTCTGGACGTCGATGCGTTCGCCCCGAGGCTTTCCTTCTTCTTCAACAGCCACAACGACTTCTTCGAGGAGATCGCCAAGTTCCGGGCAGCCCGGCGGATGTGGGCGCACTTCATGAAAGAGCGGTACCATGCCCGCAACCCCCGGTCGTGGATGCTTCGCTTCCATACCCAAACGGCCGGTTGTTCGCTGACCGCCCAGCAGCCCGAGGTCAACGTGGTGAGGGTGACGCTGCAGGCCCTGGCCGCGGTGCTCGGGGGCACCCAGTCCCTGCACACCAACAGCCTGGACGAGGCGCTGGCGTTGCCGACGGAGCAGGCGGCGCGCGTTGCGCTCCGCACCCAGCAGGTCATCGCCGAGGAAAGCGGCGTGGCCAACGTGGTCGATCCCCTCGGGGGCTCCTACTTCGTGGAGGCCCTGACCTCCGAGATGGAGCGGCGGGCCACGGAGTACATCGACCGCATCTTCGAGATGGGCGGCATGATCGAGGCGATCCGCCGCGGTTATCCCCAGCGGGAGATTGCCGAGGCGGCGTATCGCTTCCAGCGGGAAGTGGCCGAGGGGCGCCGCGTGGTGGTCGGCGTCAACCGCTACACCATCCCGCCGGAGGAGGACCGGGGCGTACCCATCCTGCGCATCGACCCCGAGCTCGAGACGCGGCAGGTGGAGAAGCTGCAGCAGGTGAAGGCCCGCCGGGACGACCGCAGGGTGCGGCTCGCGCTGGACGCCCTGCGAGATGCGGCTCAGCGGGACGACAACACCATGCCGGCCATCCTCGAGGCGGTCAAGGCGTACGCGACCCTCGGGGAGATGACGGAGACTCTCAAGAGCGTCTGGGGGAGCTACGTGGAGGAGGCGGTCGTATGA